One Mycolicibacter sp. MU0083 DNA window includes the following coding sequences:
- a CDS encoding M24 family metallopeptidase — MSTEILPDVAVLRCGRRERALAQMEAHDLDVLVLGRQANVRYVAGVPQRWMAGTRPFAPNCVLVRATGAVHLLSATDEGVPEDIPHDNLYEVSWNPTNVIAAVAHIEGARTARRVGTDALSPLFAQLLPLAFPSAELVDGEPAMRAARAIKTPDEVVAVRTAIAVAEAALDQTAAALQPGVDEATLTGVMMAAMAAGGASSPANQDVAWVTSRENPWQRAAGDGLVGAGDLVGISAAVLAGGYLGEVGRTYPAGSRPDSRAAALYGRWDELWQRLSGACRPGAVGTDLLRAYADEELPPVPVAYGLGMGFDPPVVSGHLRRTAAAERLEPGMVLAVTGYVFEPGVGAVFGREAVLITEDGHEVLTTSPFS; from the coding sequence ATGAGCACTGAAATCCTGCCCGACGTCGCCGTGCTGCGCTGCGGGCGACGGGAACGGGCGCTGGCGCAGATGGAAGCGCACGACCTCGACGTGCTGGTGCTGGGACGGCAGGCCAACGTCCGCTATGTCGCCGGTGTTCCGCAGCGTTGGATGGCCGGGACTCGACCGTTCGCGCCCAATTGCGTGTTGGTGCGCGCAACCGGAGCCGTCCACCTGCTCAGCGCGACCGACGAGGGTGTGCCCGAAGACATTCCGCACGACAACCTCTACGAGGTCTCGTGGAACCCGACGAACGTCATTGCGGCGGTCGCCCACATCGAAGGTGCCCGTACTGCACGCCGGGTCGGAACCGACGCGCTGTCACCGCTTTTCGCGCAACTGCTGCCGCTGGCGTTTCCCAGCGCCGAACTCGTCGACGGGGAGCCGGCGATGCGGGCGGCGCGGGCCATCAAAACCCCGGACGAGGTGGTCGCGGTGCGCACCGCCATCGCCGTCGCGGAAGCGGCCTTGGACCAAACCGCGGCCGCGCTGCAGCCCGGCGTCGATGAAGCAACACTGACCGGGGTGATGATGGCCGCGATGGCGGCCGGTGGGGCGAGCAGCCCGGCCAACCAGGACGTCGCGTGGGTGACCTCGCGGGAGAACCCGTGGCAGCGTGCCGCCGGCGACGGACTGGTCGGGGCCGGGGATCTGGTGGGCATCTCGGCCGCGGTGCTGGCCGGCGGCTACCTCGGTGAAGTGGGGCGCACCTACCCGGCGGGCAGCCGTCCGGACTCCCGGGCGGCGGCGCTGTACGGCCGATGGGATGAACTGTGGCAGAGGCTATCCGGTGCCTGCCGCCCGGGCGCCGTGGGCACCGATTTGTTACGCGCCTACGCCGACGAAGAGCTTCCCCCGGTCCCGGTGGCCTACGGGCTGGGGATGGGCTTCGACCCGCCGGTCGTCTCGGGTCACCTGCGCCGGACCGCGGCAGCCGAACGGTTGGAGCCGGGGATGGTGCTGGCCGTCACCGGCTACGTGTTCGAACCCGGTGTGGGTGCGGTGTTCGGGCGGGAAGCCGTGTTGATCACCGAAGACGGCCATGAAGTTTTGACCACCAGTCCGTTCAGCTGA
- a CDS encoding amidohydrolase family protein, translating into MSSTSTQGTAFYPAGGYGAPKDRRGQARRDVGLPAGTEVFSADNHISIADDIFFQKFPEDLRDKAPRIWYEDGAYMVGRKGQTFLPGDFSAVLMQYDDLAGAASNNIEARIRELAEDGVDKELAFPNAVLALFHFPDKELRERVFRIYNEHMAELQERSRGHFYGVGLINWWDPAGARRTLEEVKSLGLKTFLLPLNPGKDDDGGIIDYSGAAMRPVWDEIEAAGLPVTHHIGETPPKTPCEINSVVVGMMINVDSFREMFSKYIFGGILDHNPGLRVGWFEGGIAWVPSALQDAEHLLASYQHMFNHQLAHPIRHYWQTNMSASFMVDPLGLKLIDEIGVDKVMWSSDYPHNESTFGYSEKSLASVVEALGPQDAAKVVSGNIKAFLGV; encoded by the coding sequence ATGTCCAGCACATCAACTCAAGGCACCGCGTTCTATCCCGCCGGTGGTTACGGCGCCCCCAAGGACCGGCGCGGCCAGGCCCGTCGGGACGTCGGTCTGCCCGCCGGCACCGAGGTGTTCTCGGCCGACAACCACATCTCGATCGCCGACGACATCTTCTTCCAGAAGTTCCCCGAAGACCTGCGCGACAAGGCTCCGCGCATCTGGTACGAAGACGGCGCCTACATGGTGGGGCGCAAAGGCCAGACCTTCCTGCCGGGTGACTTCTCGGCGGTGCTGATGCAATACGACGACCTGGCCGGCGCCGCCAGCAACAACATCGAGGCGCGCATCCGGGAACTCGCCGAAGACGGCGTCGACAAGGAACTGGCGTTCCCCAACGCGGTGCTGGCGCTGTTCCACTTTCCCGACAAAGAACTGCGGGAGCGGGTCTTCCGCATCTACAACGAGCACATGGCCGAACTCCAGGAGCGTTCCCGCGGCCACTTCTACGGTGTCGGCCTGATCAACTGGTGGGATCCCGCCGGTGCCCGGCGCACCCTGGAGGAAGTGAAATCCCTGGGCCTCAAGACCTTCCTGCTGCCGCTGAACCCGGGCAAGGACGACGACGGCGGGATCATCGACTACTCCGGTGCGGCGATGCGCCCGGTCTGGGACGAGATCGAGGCCGCCGGTCTGCCGGTCACCCACCACATCGGTGAGACTCCGCCGAAGACCCCGTGCGAGATCAACAGTGTCGTCGTCGGCATGATGATCAACGTCGACTCGTTCCGGGAGATGTTCTCCAAGTACATCTTCGGCGGCATCCTCGACCACAACCCCGGCCTGCGGGTCGGCTGGTTCGAAGGGGGAATCGCCTGGGTCCCCTCGGCGCTGCAGGACGCCGAACATCTGCTCGCCTCCTACCAGCACATGTTCAACCACCAGCTGGCGCACCCGATCCGCCACTACTGGCAGACCAACATGAGCGCGTCGTTCATGGTCGACCCGCTGGGCCTGAAGCTCATCGACGAGATCGGTGTCGACAAAGTGATGTGGTCGTCGGACTACCCGCACAACGAGAGCACCTTCGGCTACTCGGAGAAGTCACTGGCCAGCGTCGTCGAAGCGCTGGGCCCGCAGGACGCCGCGAAAGTGGTGAGCGGCAACATCAAAGCGTTCCTGGGGGTTTGA
- a CDS encoding enoyl-CoA hydratase/isomerase family protein, whose product MSDTRADAGRPSAEEIIRYHKDPATKIATITFDRPEYLNAPTSSARLRYADLLRAASVDNDVKVVVIRGVGENLGSGADLPEFMEGVEDPEKRLAELRLEGMDVNYPPQGTFRNGATISAWYANVQAGNRPLQELKKISIVEAKGYCYGWHFYQAADADLVISSDDALFGHPSFRYYGWGPRMWTWVQMMGLRKFSEMVFTGRPFTAADMEKCNFLNKVVARADLEAEVEKYAMACARNRPVDTVFMQKMFFEVYKQHQGEYMGSLLSAFFESMGSGVAPDVDDLMLDDAIESGLSGAVKDNDAKFPPDFRLSKSSRNKDS is encoded by the coding sequence ATGTCAGACACGCGCGCGGACGCCGGGCGGCCGTCGGCCGAGGAGATCATCCGCTACCACAAGGACCCGGCCACCAAGATCGCCACCATCACCTTCGACCGGCCCGAATACCTCAACGCGCCGACGTCGTCGGCGAGGCTGCGGTACGCGGATCTGCTGCGTGCCGCGAGCGTGGACAACGACGTGAAGGTGGTGGTGATCCGCGGCGTCGGGGAGAACCTCGGTAGCGGCGCGGACCTTCCGGAGTTCATGGAAGGCGTCGAAGACCCCGAAAAGCGTTTGGCGGAACTGCGTTTGGAGGGCATGGACGTCAACTATCCGCCGCAGGGAACCTTCCGCAACGGCGCCACCATCAGCGCCTGGTATGCCAACGTGCAGGCCGGCAACCGGCCGCTGCAGGAGCTGAAGAAGATCAGCATCGTCGAAGCCAAGGGCTACTGCTACGGCTGGCACTTCTATCAGGCCGCCGACGCCGATCTGGTGATCTCGTCCGATGACGCGCTGTTCGGGCATCCGTCGTTCCGCTACTACGGGTGGGGGCCGCGGATGTGGACCTGGGTGCAGATGATGGGGCTGCGGAAGTTCTCCGAGATGGTCTTCACCGGGAGGCCTTTCACCGCCGCGGACATGGAGAAGTGCAACTTCCTCAACAAGGTGGTGGCGCGTGCGGACCTGGAAGCCGAAGTCGAGAAGTATGCGATGGCGTGCGCCCGGAACCGGCCGGTCGACACCGTGTTCATGCAGAAGATGTTCTTCGAGGTGTACAAGCAGCATCAGGGCGAGTACATGGGCAGCCTGCTGTCGGCGTTCTTCGAATCGATGGGGTCGGGTGTGGCGCCCGACGTCGACGACCTGATGCTCGACGACGCCATCGAGTCCGGGCTGTCCGGCGCCGTCAAGGACAACGATGCGAAGTTCCCACCGGACTTCCGGTTGAGCAAATCAAGCCGTAACAAGGACTCCTGA
- a CDS encoding HNH endonuclease signature motif containing protein — MDATDLTAFVDALIDDLTPTREGEVGGGLFALLDSPRRGFDEQPLLAVLEAAVTVGNLVDHLIASAAAAAERLDIPARKQLRSGADLLIGLGVAPAAAYRSARVGRAAPQLAALTRAQCLGAVGIEFADAVGTGIGHIADRVELSDSEVARLVTKLMIEATPAAVGRKARAIAIAAAPTAPEGPVPVAEDAELNVMAMTHDRDGRIKARFDLDVLTGEQLYAALDPLCRPVPAPDGSPDARTIGRRRADGFAQLLCDYLSGSSRPLSGGVLPHVTLIRPAPAAPPVEGIATGPVDMLGFTGPVSVGTAELISCDATVDTVHLDTRGAPLGVGRSQRLFPPKIRKALIVRDQGCAFPGCGRPASWCDAHHIQHWSADGVTSLDNGVLLCRRHHTAVHHAGWQVYLGTDRHPWFIPPPDTNHPDRRPEHLRSHARRTLTALPTAA; from the coding sequence ATGGACGCTACCGATCTCACGGCCTTCGTCGATGCCCTGATCGACGATCTGACGCCGACGCGCGAGGGCGAGGTGGGCGGTGGCTTGTTTGCGCTGCTGGATTCGCCACGTCGGGGGTTCGACGAACAACCCCTGCTGGCCGTGCTGGAAGCCGCGGTCACGGTGGGCAACCTGGTTGATCACCTGATCGCTTCGGCGGCCGCGGCGGCCGAGCGTCTCGATATCCCGGCGCGCAAGCAGCTGCGTTCCGGAGCCGATCTGCTGATCGGACTCGGGGTGGCACCCGCCGCGGCGTACCGGTCTGCACGGGTCGGGCGAGCCGCCCCGCAGCTCGCGGCGCTCACTCGGGCACAGTGCCTGGGAGCGGTCGGCATCGAGTTCGCCGACGCCGTCGGAACCGGCATCGGTCACATCGCCGATCGTGTCGAGCTATCCGATAGCGAGGTCGCGCGACTGGTCACGAAACTCATGATCGAGGCCACCCCGGCCGCAGTGGGCAGAAAAGCCCGGGCGATCGCCATTGCCGCCGCGCCTACCGCGCCGGAAGGCCCGGTGCCGGTGGCCGAGGACGCCGAACTCAATGTGATGGCCATGACCCATGACCGCGACGGCCGGATCAAAGCTCGTTTCGACCTGGACGTGCTGACCGGGGAGCAGCTGTACGCCGCGTTGGACCCCCTGTGCCGACCGGTACCCGCCCCCGACGGTTCTCCGGATGCCCGCACCATCGGCCGACGCCGCGCCGACGGGTTCGCGCAACTGCTCTGCGACTACCTGTCGGGCTCCAGCAGGCCGCTCTCGGGTGGAGTGCTGCCGCACGTCACCTTGATCCGGCCCGCCCCCGCCGCGCCCCCGGTGGAGGGGATCGCGACCGGCCCGGTGGACATGCTCGGGTTCACCGGCCCGGTCAGTGTCGGCACCGCCGAACTGATCTCCTGCGACGCCACCGTCGATACCGTGCACCTCGATACGCGGGGCGCACCCCTGGGTGTGGGCCGTAGCCAGCGCCTGTTCCCACCCAAGATCCGCAAAGCCCTGATCGTGCGTGACCAAGGGTGCGCCTTCCCCGGCTGCGGTCGGCCCGCCTCCTGGTGCGACGCCCACCACATCCAGCACTGGAGCGCCGACGGGGTGACCAGCCTCGACAACGGTGTCCTGCTGTGCCGACGCCACCACACCGCCGTCCACCACGCCGGCTGGCAGGTCTACCTCGGAACCGACCGGCACCCCTGGTTCATCCCACCGCCGGACACCAACCACCCCGACCGCCGACCCGAACACCTGCGGTCCCACGCCCGTCGAACCCTGACAGCGTTGCCCACTGCCGCCTGA
- a CDS encoding M24 family metallopeptidase, whose translation MVAAAATLPAAAGGIEIAGVPDRARLRRETGTRLRAAMTERGIDALVLLGNDAVGYATGTSRRLGDAGLSHVERPVAVVLADDPDPHLFLPFHRGGSGDPELPADHLHGPVYLEFDEGVELFAAAVAELIPAGAVVGVDEFTGAMRRAQRRIFPTRRPIDAAQVVADAKLVKTADELALIRAACRITESAMSAAQQALAPGVRQLDLSARFLRRAFESGADAAMFEPIWQVMPASRAAGVWTTHGQIAQPLLATGRELAVGDVVWSQVSISSGGYCAELGRTWTVGTEPAPRQRAQYRRWREILTAILEVTRAGVTAADLARVATAANGGVRPWSPDGCLGHGIGVTDAETPKIGTDLGAEFDGNFFLEPGMVLVLEPMVWEDGTGGYRGEEVVVITEDGYLTLTDYPFAPYEH comes from the coding sequence ATGGTCGCGGCTGCGGCAACGCTGCCTGCCGCGGCCGGCGGCATCGAGATCGCGGGCGTGCCCGACCGGGCCCGACTGCGCCGCGAGACCGGAACCCGCCTGCGGGCGGCCATGACCGAACGCGGAATCGACGCGCTGGTGCTGCTCGGCAACGACGCGGTCGGTTACGCCACCGGCACCAGCCGCCGACTCGGCGACGCCGGCCTGTCCCACGTCGAGCGGCCGGTCGCCGTGGTGCTCGCCGATGACCCGGACCCGCATCTGTTCCTGCCGTTCCACCGCGGCGGATCCGGCGATCCGGAGTTGCCCGCCGACCACCTGCACGGCCCGGTGTATCTCGAATTCGATGAAGGCGTAGAACTTTTCGCCGCGGCGGTCGCCGAGCTGATCCCGGCCGGCGCAGTGGTCGGAGTCGACGAGTTCACCGGTGCCATGCGGCGCGCGCAGCGGCGGATCTTCCCGACCCGCCGCCCGATCGATGCAGCCCAGGTCGTGGCCGACGCCAAGCTCGTCAAGACCGCCGATGAACTCGCCCTGATCCGGGCGGCCTGCCGGATCACCGAAAGCGCGATGTCCGCCGCCCAGCAGGCCCTGGCGCCCGGCGTCCGCCAACTCGACCTGTCGGCCCGGTTCTTGCGGCGGGCGTTCGAATCGGGCGCCGACGCCGCCATGTTCGAGCCGATCTGGCAGGTGATGCCCGCCAGCAGAGCCGCCGGCGTGTGGACCACGCACGGACAGATCGCGCAGCCCCTGCTGGCCACCGGGCGCGAACTGGCGGTCGGCGACGTGGTCTGGAGCCAGGTGTCGATCAGCAGCGGCGGGTACTGCGCGGAGTTGGGGCGCACCTGGACCGTCGGTACGGAACCGGCACCGCGCCAGCGGGCCCAGTACCGGCGCTGGCGGGAGATCTTGACCGCGATCCTCGAGGTCACCCGTGCCGGCGTCACCGCCGCCGACCTGGCCCGGGTGGCCACCGCCGCCAACGGGGGTGTGCGGCCGTGGTCACCGGATGGCTGCCTCGGTCACGGCATCGGGGTGACCGACGCCGAGACGCCGAAGATCGGCACCGATCTGGGTGCGGAGTTCGACGGCAACTTCTTCTTGGAACCCGGGATGGTGCTGGTGCTCGAGCCGATGGTGTGGGAGGACGGCACCGGAGGATATCGCGGCGAAGAGGTCGTGGTGATCACCGAGGACGGCTATCTGACCTTGACCGACTATCCGTTTGCGCCCTATGAGCACTGA
- a CDS encoding LLM class flavin-dependent oxidoreductase — translation MRAAITLEAASVGTWEYQKLLVREAEKMGLDICWVAEAWGSDAVSALGYYAACTSRMLLGSGIIQLSTRTPVAIAQAAITLSNLSGGRFLLGLGASGPQVIEGLHGQSFERPLGRMRETIEIIRQVIDGERVSYRGRHFQIPRVGSDTKPMRLSMRAEHPIPLYLASLTPAMLRLTGELADGWLGTSFVPEGADAAYFAHLDDGLARSGRARADLDICQGAEVSFAADERQLQTLIDSRKSELAFSLGGMGSASTNFYNQAYSRQGWAEVAAAVKQRWQAGDRDGAAALITDEMVLATTLIGTSEMVRDRLQVWRDAGVDTVRIYPAGDSLEDRIATLGAAIELVHSV, via the coding sequence ATGCGCGCGGCCATCACCCTGGAGGCCGCGAGCGTCGGCACCTGGGAATACCAGAAGCTGCTGGTCCGCGAGGCCGAGAAGATGGGCCTGGATATCTGCTGGGTCGCCGAAGCCTGGGGATCGGACGCGGTATCGGCGTTGGGCTATTACGCGGCATGCACCAGTCGAATGCTGTTGGGATCCGGGATCATCCAGCTGTCCACGCGGACGCCGGTCGCCATCGCGCAAGCCGCCATCACGCTGTCCAACCTGTCCGGCGGACGGTTCCTGCTCGGTCTGGGTGCCTCCGGCCCGCAAGTGATCGAGGGGCTGCACGGGCAATCGTTCGAACGGCCGCTGGGCCGGATGCGGGAGACCATCGAGATCATCCGACAGGTGATCGACGGGGAGCGGGTGAGCTATCGGGGGCGGCACTTCCAGATCCCGCGGGTCGGATCCGACACCAAACCGATGCGGTTGTCGATGCGGGCAGAGCACCCTATACCGCTGTATCTGGCCAGCCTGACCCCGGCGATGCTGCGGCTGACCGGGGAGCTTGCCGACGGCTGGCTGGGCACCAGCTTCGTGCCCGAAGGCGCCGACGCCGCCTACTTCGCACACCTCGACGACGGTCTTGCGCGGTCCGGGCGTGCCCGTGCGGACCTCGATATCTGCCAGGGCGCCGAGGTGTCGTTCGCCGCCGACGAGCGGCAGCTGCAGACGCTGATCGACAGTCGGAAATCCGAGCTAGCCTTCAGCCTCGGCGGAATGGGTTCGGCCAGCACGAATTTCTACAACCAGGCCTACAGCCGCCAGGGCTGGGCCGAGGTGGCCGCCGCGGTCAAACAACGTTGGCAGGCCGGCGATCGGGACGGTGCCGCCGCCCTCATCACCGACGAGATGGTGTTGGCGACCACGCTCATCGGCACGTCTGAGATGGTTCGCGACCGACTCCAGGTCTGGCGCGATGCCGGGGTGGATACGGTGCGGATCTATCCCGCCGGCGACAGCCTCGAAGACCGGATCGCCACGCTCGGTGCCGCGATCGAGTTGGTGCACTCCGTATAG
- a CDS encoding SRPBCC family protein, whose translation MEWTGAVYADMPTVEVSTWVDAPPERVWELVCDIHAVAESSQELQRVEWADGDGPRLGARFTGYNRNAALGEWSTVSEVVEFEPLKVFGWAVTDPDNPTASWRLSQAPEGAGTRLTQWMQLGPAPSGLSLAITAMPDKEQKIVFVRLRELEAGMTATLAHLKRLAED comes from the coding sequence ATGGAGTGGACCGGAGCGGTCTATGCCGATATGCCGACGGTGGAGGTTTCCACGTGGGTCGACGCCCCACCGGAACGGGTCTGGGAGCTGGTCTGCGACATCCATGCGGTCGCCGAGAGCAGTCAGGAACTGCAGCGCGTCGAATGGGCCGACGGCGACGGGCCCCGGCTGGGTGCCCGGTTCACCGGATACAACCGCAACGCCGCACTCGGGGAATGGTCGACCGTCTCCGAAGTGGTCGAGTTCGAACCGCTGAAGGTGTTCGGTTGGGCGGTAACCGATCCCGACAACCCCACCGCCAGCTGGCGATTGAGTCAGGCGCCCGAGGGCGCCGGCACCCGGTTGACGCAATGGATGCAGTTGGGTCCCGCCCCGTCCGGGCTGTCGCTGGCCATCACCGCGATGCCGGACAAGGAGCAGAAGATCGTGTTCGTGCGACTACGAGAGCTCGAGGCGGGCATGACCGCCACGTTGGCCCATCTCAAGCGGCTCGCGGAGGACTGA
- a CDS encoding CaiB/BaiF CoA-transferase family protein, with protein MEPLHGYTVVDLTDGIAGAYATKMLADGGATVVDVEPPQGDARRSWTASGAAVDTDAGAALFSFLGCSKHSVVADVGEDGDVEFVHRLLGSADAVVWSPESRVGHHPSLAPAEIRRRHPHLVVTAITPFGLDGPWQGRAATEFTLQAWSGGIVGLGRGAQDRAPVQIGGQVGDWVTGAYAAAMTLVSRFRALQDGCGELVDLSALEAQILCLTYYPVSYFEMLGRPWRSERKPTVPGVAEAADGLVALGCGTAQQWFDLCVMSGHDEWIDEQSTLTITEQANLRAPVLYEWLRGHNVDDIRDLASAFRIPNSPVGNGQNLPTLDQYRHRGAFVPNPRDGFLQPAAPYRLGDVPLRTPAPAPRLGEHTETYHTAISARSCPPSGSKRAETLPFAGLRVLDMTTFWAGPSCTHVLAMLGAEVIHLESARHPDGTRLIAGIPATEESWWEKSPIFSALNTNKKSLALDFQTDAGRQVLHRLIATCDVIVENFTPRVIDRIGLDFATVQALRSDIVMVRMPGFGLDGPWRDNPAFAYIIEDASGLSWLTGYPDRNPYEPYSIGDPNAGVHALNGLLLALEHRRRTGRGVLVEAAMIDAALNIAAEQVIEYSAHGALLQRDGNRGPAAAPQNLYRTTGIDEFGREDCWVAIAVATDEQWAGLCTALGDPAWAADPVLAEAAGRRAHHDLIDEHLAAWCASRGADDVVATLWDAGVPVAKVMQPHRQTELPPLAHREFFETVTHPVNSPAPHSTLPARMTHAPKRFHARPAPLLGQHNHELLGELGLSVAEIAALEADGVIGSAVG; from the coding sequence GTGGAACCGCTGCATGGTTACACCGTCGTCGATCTGACCGACGGTATCGCCGGCGCGTATGCCACCAAGATGCTCGCCGACGGTGGCGCCACCGTCGTCGACGTCGAGCCGCCGCAAGGCGATGCGCGGCGATCCTGGACGGCATCGGGCGCGGCCGTCGACACCGATGCCGGTGCGGCGCTGTTCAGCTTCCTGGGCTGCTCCAAACACAGTGTGGTGGCCGATGTGGGGGAGGACGGGGACGTCGAATTCGTGCATCGACTGCTCGGCTCGGCCGATGCCGTGGTGTGGTCACCGGAGAGCAGGGTCGGGCACCATCCATCGCTGGCTCCGGCCGAGATTCGCCGCCGGCATCCGCACCTGGTGGTCACCGCGATCACGCCGTTCGGCCTGGACGGGCCGTGGCAGGGGCGGGCCGCCACCGAGTTCACCCTGCAGGCGTGGTCGGGTGGGATCGTCGGGCTGGGGCGCGGCGCCCAGGATCGGGCCCCGGTGCAGATCGGGGGACAGGTCGGTGACTGGGTCACCGGGGCGTACGCGGCGGCGATGACGTTGGTCTCCCGGTTTCGGGCGTTGCAGGACGGCTGCGGTGAGCTGGTCGACCTGTCCGCGCTGGAGGCCCAGATCCTCTGCCTCACCTACTATCCCGTCAGTTACTTCGAGATGCTCGGCCGGCCCTGGCGCAGTGAACGCAAGCCGACCGTGCCGGGAGTGGCCGAAGCCGCCGACGGGCTGGTCGCCCTGGGCTGCGGCACCGCGCAACAATGGTTCGACCTGTGTGTGATGTCCGGCCACGACGAGTGGATCGACGAGCAGTCGACGCTGACGATCACCGAACAGGCGAATCTGCGGGCGCCGGTGCTCTACGAATGGCTGCGCGGCCACAACGTCGACGACATCCGCGACCTGGCGTCGGCGTTCCGGATCCCGAACTCGCCGGTCGGCAACGGACAGAACCTGCCGACGCTGGATCAGTACCGGCATCGCGGGGCGTTCGTGCCCAACCCGCGGGACGGATTCCTGCAGCCCGCCGCGCCCTATCGGCTGGGGGACGTGCCGTTGCGCACGCCGGCCCCGGCGCCGCGGCTGGGGGAGCACACCGAGACCTATCACACGGCGATTTCGGCGCGATCGTGCCCGCCCAGCGGGTCCAAGCGCGCCGAAACCCTGCCGTTCGCCGGCCTGCGGGTTCTCGACATGACCACCTTCTGGGCCGGCCCGTCGTGCACGCATGTGCTGGCCATGCTCGGCGCCGAGGTGATCCACCTCGAGTCCGCCCGGCATCCCGACGGCACCCGGCTGATCGCCGGGATACCGGCCACCGAGGAATCGTGGTGGGAGAAGTCCCCGATCTTCTCCGCGCTCAACACCAACAAGAAGAGCCTGGCGCTGGACTTCCAGACCGACGCCGGCCGGCAGGTACTGCACCGACTGATCGCCACCTGCGACGTGATCGTCGAGAACTTCACGCCCCGGGTGATCGACCGGATCGGACTGGACTTCGCCACCGTGCAGGCGCTGCGCAGCGACATCGTGATGGTGCGCATGCCCGGCTTCGGGCTGGACGGGCCGTGGCGGGACAACCCCGCGTTCGCCTACATCATCGAGGATGCCTCCGGGCTGAGCTGGCTGACCGGCTACCCGGACCGCAATCCCTACGAGCCCTACTCGATCGGCGACCCGAACGCCGGCGTGCACGCGCTGAACGGGCTGCTGCTCGCGCTGGAACACCGCCGTCGCACCGGGCGGGGAGTCCTGGTGGAGGCGGCCATGATCGATGCCGCGCTCAACATCGCCGCCGAGCAGGTGATCGAGTACTCCGCTCACGGCGCGCTGCTGCAGCGCGACGGGAATCGCGGGCCGGCCGCCGCCCCGCAGAACCTGTATCGGACCACCGGCATCGACGAATTCGGTCGGGAGGACTGCTGGGTCGCCATCGCGGTGGCCACCGACGAACAGTGGGCGGGCTTATGCACCGCGCTGGGTGACCCGGCGTGGGCCGCCGACCCGGTGCTGGCGGAGGCGGCCGGGCGGCGGGCCCACCACGATCTCATCGACGAACACCTGGCGGCCTGGTGTGCTTCGCGCGGTGCCGACGACGTCGTAGCCACCTTGTGGGACGCCGGGGTCCCGGTGGCCAAGGTGATGCAACCGCACCGGCAGACCGAACTGCCTCCGCTGGCGCACCGTGAATTCTTCGAGACCGTCACTCATCCGGTGAACAGCCCGGCGCCGCACAGCACCCTGCCGGCCCGTATGACGCACGCCCCGAAGCGCTTTCACGCCAGGCCGGCTCCGTTGCTCGGCCAGCACAATCACGAACTGTTGGGTGAGCTGGGGCTCAGTGTCGCCGAGATCGCCGCGTTGGAGGCCGACGGGGTGATCGGCAGCGCGGTGGGCTGA
- a CDS encoding TetR/AcrR family transcriptional regulator, whose translation MARDTRQAMVLAAVELLREHGADGVTLDALLTRSGAPRGSIYHHFPGGRAQILDEAIQLAGDAIAGLIAGSAADGPVAVLDRFTAFWRKTLQDSDFAAGCPVVSVSVSAEPGSPLVAHAEGIFARWTALLCDCFVADGLGADVAARLATMSLAAIQGAIVMCRAQASLQPLDDVAAELHVLLSARSLFARSTRPGLQGVN comes from the coding sequence ATGGCGCGTGATACCCGACAGGCGATGGTGCTGGCCGCTGTCGAGTTGCTGCGCGAACACGGTGCGGACGGGGTCACCCTCGATGCGTTGCTGACCCGCAGTGGCGCACCGCGAGGCTCGATCTACCACCACTTTCCGGGTGGGCGGGCGCAGATACTCGACGAAGCCATCCAGCTCGCCGGTGATGCGATCGCCGGGCTGATCGCCGGTTCCGCGGCGGACGGGCCGGTCGCCGTGCTCGATCGGTTCACCGCGTTCTGGCGCAAGACCCTGCAGGACAGCGACTTCGCGGCGGGCTGCCCGGTGGTATCGGTGTCGGTCAGCGCGGAGCCGGGATCGCCGCTGGTCGCGCATGCCGAGGGAATCTTCGCCCGGTGGACGGCATTACTGTGTGACTGCTTCGTCGCGGACGGCCTCGGCGCCGACGTGGCCGCCCGGTTGGCGACGATGTCGCTCGCGGCGATCCAGGGCGCCATCGTGATGTGCCGCGCGCAGGCGTCCCTGCAGCCGCTGGACGACGTCGCCGCCGAACTGCACGTCCTGCTGTCCGCGCGATCGCTGTTCGCCCGGTCAACCCGCCCTGGTCTGCAGGGTGTCAACTGA